In Lepisosteus oculatus isolate fLepOcu1 chromosome 15, fLepOcu1.hap2, whole genome shotgun sequence, one genomic interval encodes:
- the gpr18 gene encoding N-arachidonyl glycine receptor, with amino-acid sequence METNDNTSLDRMTGETEPVEYRIVGLVFYCTIFTIGIIVNVTALWVFSLTTKRRNSVTMYMMNVALVDLIFILVLPFRMVYYGKNYWPFGDMFCRITAALTVFYPCIALWLFALISADRYVAIVQPKHSKELKNVSKAIISCTGIWIMSLGCSAPLLFPDNDPDKASNFTTCVKMRDIIHLKQDNPVNFVRIIFFFLVPIFIMIGCYSIIVNNLIHGRTSKLKPKVKQKSIRIIITLIVQVLVCFVPFHVCFVFLLLENTGHDYSAWAAFTTFMMNLSTCLDIILYYIVSKQFQDRVISVILYRNYLRSVRRKSLHTGSVRSLSNINSGMI; translated from the coding sequence ATGGAAACAAATGACAATACTTCTCTGGACAGGATGACAGGTGAAACCGAGCCAGTGGAATACAGGATTGTAGGATTAGTGTTCTACTGCACAATCTTCACCATTGGAATTATCGTGAACGTCACAGCACTATGGGTCTTCAGCCTCACCACCAAGAGGAGGAACTCGGTCaccatgtacatgatgaacgtGGCCTTAGTGGACCTGATCTTTATTTTGGTACTGCCATTCCGCATGGTTTATTATGGGAAGAACTACTGGCCCTTTGGCGATATGTTCTGCAGAATCACAGCAGCCCTGACAGTATTCTACCCTTGCATTGCTCTCTGGCTCTTTGCGTTAATAAGCGCGGACCGGTATGTAGCCATAGTGCAGCCCAAGCACAGCAAGGAGCTGAAGAACGTCAGCAAAGCCATAATATCCTGCACTGGCATCTGGATAATGAGTTTGGGCTGCTCGGCGCCACTGCTTTTTCCAGACAACGACCCCGACAAGGCCAGTAACTTCACCACCTGTGTAAAGATGCGGGACATCATTCATCTAAAGCAGGACAACCCCGTGAACTTTGTCCGCATCATCTTCTTCTTCCTGGTGCCCATTTTTATAATGATCGGGTGTTACTCCATCATCGTCAACAACCTCATTCACGGGCGGACTTCCAAACTCAAGCCCAAAGTCAAGCAGAAGTCGATCAGGATCATCATCACCCTGATCGTGCAGGTGCTTGTGTGCTTCGTGCCCTTCCACGTCTGTTTCGTCTTCTTGCTGCTGGAGAACACTGGGCATGACTACAGCGCCTGGGCAGCCTTCACGACCTTCATGATGAACCTCAGCACCTGCCTGGACATCATCCTGTACTACATAGTGTCCAAACAGTTCCAGGACCGCGTCATCAGCGTCATACTGTACCGCAACTACCTGCGCAGTGTCAGGAGGAAGAGCTTGCACACGGGCAGCGTGCGATCTCTCAGCAACATTAACAGTGGAATGATCTGA